The following are encoded in a window of Sphingobium sp. AP49 genomic DNA:
- a CDS encoding CopD family protein yields MPYLGAAYLWVKAAHVIFVIFLMAGLFMMPRFFVYHQETVPGSPEDKRWVERETRLLKIILNPSLILTWVFGLMLMVEIGAWHFGWFHLKLLFVLALSGYHGWIAGYARKLAHGQRSLGDKQLRLLNEVPGIAAAVIVIMVIVRPF; encoded by the coding sequence ATGCCCTATCTTGGCGCTGCCTATCTGTGGGTGAAGGCCGCCCATGTCATCTTCGTCATCTTCCTGATGGCGGGATTATTCATGATGCCGCGCTTCTTCGTCTATCATCAGGAAACCGTTCCGGGATCGCCTGAGGACAAGCGCTGGGTCGAGCGCGAGACCCGCCTGCTCAAGATCATCCTCAATCCCTCGCTGATCCTCACCTGGGTCTTCGGCCTGATGCTGATGGTGGAAATCGGCGCCTGGCATTTTGGCTGGTTCCACCTGAAACTGCTCTTCGTCCTGGCGCTGTCGGGCTATCATGGCTGGATCGCCGGCTATGCCAGGAAGCTTGCGCACGGTCAGCGCAGCCTTGGCGACAAGCAGTTACGCCTGCTGAACGAGGTACCCGGCATCGCTGCGGCGGTGATCGTGATCATGGTGATCGTGCGCCCCTTTTGA
- the panC gene encoding pantoate--beta-alanine ligase, with amino-acid sequence MQILRDLAALRAAVAALKSDGKRLALVPTMGALHDGHMALVEEARRHGRHVVVSIFVNPRQFGPNEDLDAYPRREAKDAQLLQAAGVDILWAPSVEVMYPAGYGTNIRVSGVSDGLDGAARPGHFDGVATVVTKLFNQVAPDVAIFGEKDYQQLAVIRRMVTDTNMDIEIIGMPTQRAEDGLALSSRNAYLNEQERKDALALPRALGEAKRQIEKGEPVEAALAKAIATLATHGFDPIDYVTLCDAASLEPIMTLDRPARLLGAAKLGKTRLIDNIAVDPA; translated from the coding sequence GTGCAAATTCTCCGTGACCTTGCTGCCCTGCGCGCCGCCGTCGCCGCGCTGAAGTCCGACGGAAAGAGGCTGGCGTTGGTCCCCACCATGGGGGCGCTGCATGACGGACATATGGCGCTGGTGGAAGAAGCGCGCCGCCATGGCCGCCATGTGGTGGTGTCGATCTTCGTCAATCCGCGCCAGTTCGGCCCGAACGAGGATCTGGACGCCTATCCCCGACGCGAGGCGAAGGATGCACAGTTGCTGCAGGCCGCTGGCGTCGACATCCTGTGGGCACCCAGCGTCGAGGTCATGTACCCGGCCGGCTATGGCACCAATATCCGCGTGTCGGGGGTGAGCGACGGGTTGGATGGCGCAGCGCGACCGGGCCATTTCGACGGCGTCGCCACCGTCGTCACCAAATTGTTCAACCAGGTCGCACCCGATGTCGCGATCTTCGGCGAGAAGGATTATCAGCAGCTTGCCGTAATCCGCCGCATGGTCACCGACACCAATATGGATATCGAGATTATCGGCATGCCGACCCAGCGCGCCGAGGATGGCCTGGCCCTGTCGTCGCGCAATGCCTATCTGAACGAACAGGAGCGCAAGGATGCGCTGGCACTACCCCGCGCGCTGGGCGAGGCGAAGCGGCAGATCGAGAAGGGCGAGCCGGTCGAGGCAGCACTGGCCAAGGCGATCGCCACGCTCGCGACCCATGGTTTCGATCCGATCGACTATGTGACGCTGTGCGATGCCGCCAGCCTGGAGCCGATCATGACGCTCGACCGGCCGGCGCGGCTGCTGGGCGCAGCCAAGCTGGGCAAGACCCGGCTGATCGACAATATCGCGGTCGACCCGGCCTAA
- a CDS encoding division plane positioning ATPase MipZ — translation MANAQTHLIVFANEKGGTGKSTTAVHTAIALTALGHNVGMIDLDPRQRTVTRYMENRAETARRRNIDLPAPDFAVFQGDNVVALDEQVAQVADGKDFLIVDTPGRDDDFARHMAARANTLVTPMNDSFVDFDLIGQVDAETFRVRRLSFYSELIFEARKSRAKADGVSIDWVVLRNRVQHHDARNKKRVGDALMELSRRVGFRVIPGLSERVIFRELFPSGLTLLDKGHLGDLGISHIAARQELREMVSGLALPTGDHAASVDMLGAA, via the coding sequence ATGGCGAACGCGCAAACGCATCTCATCGTCTTCGCCAATGAAAAGGGCGGGACCGGCAAGTCTACGACGGCCGTCCACACCGCGATCGCGCTGACGGCGCTTGGCCATAATGTCGGTATGATCGACCTTGATCCGCGGCAGCGCACCGTCACCCGCTACATGGAAAATCGCGCCGAAACCGCGCGGCGCCGCAACATCGACCTGCCCGCTCCCGATTTTGCCGTTTTCCAGGGCGACAATGTCGTCGCGCTGGACGAACAGGTCGCTCAAGTCGCGGACGGCAAGGATTTCCTGATCGTCGATACGCCTGGCCGCGACGATGATTTCGCCCGCCATATGGCGGCCCGCGCCAACACGCTGGTCACGCCGATGAACGACAGCTTCGTCGATTTCGACCTGATCGGCCAGGTCGATGCCGAAACCTTCCGGGTGCGCCGTTTGTCCTTCTATTCCGAACTCATCTTTGAAGCGCGCAAGTCGCGCGCCAAGGCAGACGGGGTATCGATCGACTGGGTCGTGCTGCGCAACCGCGTCCAGCATCATGACGCGCGCAACAAGAAGCGCGTCGGCGATGCGCTGATGGAATTGTCGCGCCGGGTCGGTTTCCGCGTCATTCCGGGCCTGTCGGAACGCGTCATCTTCCGCGAACTCTTCCCTTCTGGGCTGACCCTGCTCGACAAGGGCCATCTGGGTGATCTGGGCATCAGCCATATCGCCGCGCGACAGGAACTGCGCGAGATGGTGTCGGGCCTGGCCTTGCCGACCGGCGATCATGCCGCGTCCGTGGATATGCTCGGCGCCGCCTGA
- a CDS encoding phosphoglucomutase/phosphomannomutase PgmG codes for MAHRFEPTLLREYDMRGVVGATLGPTDAYALGRSFATLVRRADGSRVVVGYDGRLSSPMLEAQLVRGLREGGVDVDRIGLGPTPMLYYAEAERDVSGGIQITGSHNPADHNGFKLVFQHTPFFGQAIQDLGKLSAAGDWSEGQGRVENVDIMDAYVTRLMQGFDGAAWRIGWDAGNGAAGPVVEKLVKLIPGEHHLLFTDIDGNFPNHHPDPSEEGNLADLRDLVRAKKLDFGVAFDGDGDRIGVVDGRGRIIWGDQLLALFAEVVLQDVPGASIVADVKGSQMLFDRIAALGGEPVMWKAGHSLIKSKMKQIGSPLGGEMTGHVFFADDYYGFDDGLFAAVRLIRAASHLGRSITDLRSGIPEMINTPEIRISLPEERKFAVIAEILDRLRATGAVFDDIDGARVRTIDGWWLLRASNTQNALTARAEAHDAAGLVRILAEIESHLFDSGLNWSSPTPK; via the coding sequence ATGGCCCATCGGTTTGAGCCGACCTTGCTACGCGAATATGACATGCGCGGCGTTGTCGGTGCCACATTGGGGCCGACCGATGCCTATGCGCTGGGGCGCAGCTTTGCCACTTTGGTCCGCCGTGCCGATGGATCACGGGTGGTGGTGGGCTATGATGGCCGGCTGAGCTCACCGATGCTTGAGGCGCAACTGGTCCGCGGCCTGCGTGAAGGGGGCGTCGATGTCGACCGGATCGGCCTTGGTCCCACCCCCATGCTCTATTATGCCGAAGCGGAACGGGATGTGAGCGGCGGCATCCAGATAACCGGCAGCCATAATCCCGCAGATCATAATGGCTTCAAGCTGGTGTTTCAGCACACGCCATTTTTCGGCCAGGCGATCCAGGATTTGGGGAAGCTGTCGGCCGCTGGCGACTGGAGCGAGGGACAGGGCAGGGTCGAGAATGTCGATATCATGGATGCGTATGTCACCCGGCTGATGCAGGGATTTGACGGTGCTGCCTGGCGGATCGGTTGGGATGCGGGCAATGGCGCCGCCGGCCCCGTGGTGGAGAAGCTGGTCAAGCTGATCCCGGGTGAGCATCATCTGCTCTTCACCGACATAGACGGCAATTTTCCCAATCATCATCCTGATCCCAGCGAAGAAGGAAATCTGGCCGATCTGCGCGACCTTGTCCGCGCCAAGAAACTCGATTTCGGTGTGGCTTTCGATGGCGACGGAGATCGGATCGGTGTGGTTGACGGGCGTGGACGGATCATCTGGGGCGACCAGTTGCTGGCGCTGTTTGCCGAGGTCGTTCTGCAGGATGTGCCCGGCGCTTCGATTGTCGCGGACGTGAAGGGTAGCCAGATGCTGTTCGACCGGATTGCGGCTCTGGGTGGCGAGCCTGTGATGTGGAAAGCGGGCCACAGCCTGATAAAGTCCAAAATGAAGCAGATTGGCAGCCCGCTTGGCGGCGAAATGACCGGTCATGTCTTTTTCGCTGATGACTATTATGGCTTCGATGACGGACTCTTCGCCGCCGTGCGCCTGATCCGCGCGGCCTCGCATCTGGGCCGCAGCATCACCGATCTGCGAAGTGGCATTCCCGAAATGATCAATACCCCCGAAATCCGAATTTCGCTGCCCGAAGAGCGCAAGTTTGCAGTCATCGCGGAAATATTGGACCGCCTGCGTGCGACCGGCGCGGTGTTTGACGATATCGACGGTGCTCGCGTTCGCACGATCGACGGATGGTGGCTGCTGCGCGCGTCCAATACACAGAATGCTTTGACCGCGCGGGCAGAGGCGCATGATGCGGCTGGTCTCGTCAGGATTCTCGCCGAAATAGAATCGCATTTGTTTGATTCGGGGCTGAATTGGTCTTCGCCGACGCCGAAATGA
- a CDS encoding OmpP1/FadL family transporter, translating to MSLRRRILPTLLLAGAIAAPMPALAGGFYLQEQSPVETGRAMSGGAAAGDDPSTIYFNPAAMTQLSGVQVSAGVNGLMASAKQTNRGSYRSIPGSTARVPVGGNDGGQPFESVIPVPNFYASAQVTDRLWLGLGVNAPFGLKLEYDDGFFGRYDSIYTDLKTYNIQPSAAFKLNDNFSIGGGVDVQYVKANLTNALPQVSPLVTTDGFTRLKGDDWTVGWNAGIFYTNGDTNVGVHYRSGINHKLKGVQTISGLVAPLTAANGEFDASAPLDLPDIVTVSMMHKLTPNLRAMITGKWYGWSSFKGIAVTSATGTTNKELDYKDSYSVSLGGEYDFSPAFTLRAGTMFDRSPTNPQHLTTRVPDGDRVWLTGGATWNISQAFALNVSYAHTWVDKANIIRPDSYYPSPATVTATTLAQTSGNADQVAASLTARF from the coding sequence ATGTCCCTTCGCCGTCGCATCCTTCCCACTCTCCTGCTCGCCGGCGCCATCGCTGCGCCGATGCCGGCCCTCGCGGGCGGCTTCTACTTGCAGGAACAGTCGCCCGTGGAAACCGGCCGCGCCATGTCCGGTGGCGCGGCGGCCGGTGATGATCCATCGACCATCTATTTCAACCCGGCTGCCATGACCCAGTTGTCGGGCGTCCAGGTTTCGGCGGGCGTCAACGGCCTGATGGCTTCGGCAAAGCAGACCAACCGTGGCAGCTATCGCAGCATTCCGGGATCGACCGCGCGCGTGCCGGTTGGCGGTAATGACGGTGGCCAGCCGTTTGAGAGCGTCATTCCGGTTCCCAATTTCTATGCCAGCGCCCAGGTCACCGACCGGCTGTGGCTGGGACTGGGCGTCAACGCGCCCTTCGGCCTGAAGCTGGAATATGATGATGGCTTCTTCGGTCGCTATGACTCGATCTATACCGATCTCAAGACCTACAACATCCAGCCTTCGGCGGCCTTCAAGCTGAACGACAATTTCTCGATCGGTGGCGGCGTCGACGTGCAATATGTCAAGGCGAACCTGACCAACGCGCTGCCGCAGGTATCGCCGTTGGTCACCACCGATGGCTTCACCCGGCTGAAGGGTGATGACTGGACCGTCGGTTGGAACGCCGGCATCTTCTATACCAATGGCGACACCAATGTCGGCGTCCATTATCGCTCGGGCATCAACCACAAGCTTAAGGGTGTTCAGACGATTTCCGGGCTCGTGGCTCCGCTGACCGCAGCCAATGGCGAGTTCGATGCTTCGGCCCCGCTCGACCTGCCCGACATCGTTACCGTGTCGATGATGCACAAGCTGACCCCGAACCTGCGCGCGATGATCACCGGTAAATGGTATGGCTGGTCCAGCTTCAAGGGCATTGCCGTCACCTCGGCCACCGGGACCACCAACAAGGAACTGGACTATAAGGACAGCTACAGCGTCAGCCTGGGTGGCGAATATGATTTCAGCCCGGCCTTCACCTTGCGTGCCGGCACCATGTTCGATCGTTCGCCGACCAATCCGCAGCATCTGACCACGCGCGTGCCTGATGGCGACCGCGTATGGCTGACGGGCGGCGCGACCTGGAATATCTCGCAGGCCTTCGCGCTCAATGTCTCCTACGCCCATACCTGGGTGGATAAGGCGAACATCATCCGTCCGGACAGCTATTATCCCTCGCCGGCGACTGTCACCGCAACCACCCTGGCACAGACCAGCGGTAATGCGGACCAGGTTGCCGCATCGCTGACCGCACGCTTCTAA
- the ispG gene encoding flavodoxin-dependent (E)-4-hydroxy-3-methylbut-2-enyl-diphosphate synthase — protein MSEHNPGLRPWRDIARRQSRQIMVGNVPVGGGAPVTVQTMTNTLTHDVKATIEQIRRCEDAGVDIIRVSCPDEESTVALKQIVRAARVPIVADIHFHYKRALEAADAGAACLRINPGNIGSAARVKEVVDAAKANNCSIRIGVNAGSLERDLLEKYGEPCPEALVESALDHIKLLQDQDFHEYKVAVKASDVFLAVAAYMQLADAVDCPLHLGITEAGGLIGGTVKSAIGIGNLLWAGIGDTIRVSLSAEPEEEVRVGYEILKTLGIRTRGVKVISCPSCARQGFDVIRTVQALEERLQHIHTPLSLSVLGCVVNGPGEARETDIGLTGGGNGKHMVYLSGVTDHTIQDADMVDHIVRLVEAKAAEIEAASSDAGQVQAAE, from the coding sequence ATGTCAGAGCATAATCCCGGCCTGCGCCCCTGGCGCGACATCGCGCGGCGGCAATCGCGGCAGATCATGGTCGGCAACGTCCCCGTGGGTGGCGGTGCGCCGGTCACGGTGCAGACCATGACGAATACGCTGACTCATGACGTCAAGGCGACGATCGAGCAAATCCGTCGTTGCGAGGATGCCGGCGTCGACATCATCCGCGTGTCCTGCCCCGACGAGGAATCGACCGTGGCGCTGAAACAGATCGTTCGCGCCGCGCGCGTGCCGATCGTGGCCGACATTCACTTCCACTATAAGCGCGCACTGGAAGCTGCCGATGCCGGTGCCGCATGCCTGCGCATCAATCCGGGCAATATCGGCTCAGCCGCGCGGGTGAAGGAAGTGGTCGACGCCGCCAAGGCCAACAACTGCTCGATCCGCATCGGCGTCAACGCGGGCAGCCTGGAACGCGACCTGCTCGAAAAATATGGCGAGCCTTGTCCCGAGGCGCTGGTCGAAAGCGCGCTCGACCATATCAAGCTGCTGCAGGACCAGGATTTCCACGAATATAAGGTCGCGGTGAAGGCGAGCGACGTGTTCCTGGCGGTCGCGGCCTATATGCAGCTTGCCGATGCGGTAGACTGCCCGCTGCACCTTGGCATTACCGAAGCGGGCGGCCTGATCGGTGGCACGGTCAAGAGCGCGATCGGCATCGGCAACCTGCTCTGGGCCGGCATCGGCGACACGATCCGCGTCTCGCTCTCCGCCGAGCCGGAGGAGGAAGTGCGGGTTGGCTACGAGATATTGAAGACGTTGGGCATCCGCACCCGCGGGGTCAAGGTCATCTCCTGCCCCAGTTGCGCGCGGCAGGGATTCGATGTGATCCGTACCGTCCAGGCACTGGAGGAACGGCTGCAGCATATTCACACCCCGCTCTCATTGTCGGTGCTGGGTTGCGTCGTCAACGGTCCAGGCGAAGCGCGCGAGACCGATATCGGCCTGACCGGCGGCGGTAATGGCAAGCATATGGTCTATCTGTCGGGCGTCACCGACCATACGATCCAGGATGCCGACATGGTCGACCATATCGTCAGGCTGGTCGAGGCAAAGGCCGCCGAGATCGAGGCCGCGTCGAGCGACGCGGGGCAGGTCCAGGCGGCGGAATGA
- a CDS encoding DMT family transporter — protein MDSPLPDSHSPSALLPFLVCCLGVALFSVMDAAMKGLSLSIGLYNALFWRASTGSLLGLVLMLATRQPWPTRAVLRLHLLRGVVVALMASLFFWAIMRLPLAEAIALSFIAPLIALYLAALLLKERIGRRAIGASLLGLVGVGVILSGRMRGGYDLNALMGAGAVLLSAMLFAWNLILQRQQAQLASPIEVAFFQHLVMLGVFALGAPTWAILPTGSAFPLVVLAAVLAFTSLAALAWAYARAEAQRLIPVEYTAFVWAAIFGWLAFGEPLTPTTILGALLIVAGCLIAARTKRAEIAHVEVGVA, from the coding sequence ATGGATAGTCCGCTTCCAGACTCTCATAGCCCATCCGCGCTGCTGCCCTTTCTTGTCTGCTGCCTGGGCGTCGCGCTCTTCTCGGTGATGGACGCGGCGATGAAGGGGCTCAGTCTTTCGATTGGCCTCTATAATGCCCTGTTCTGGCGTGCGAGCACCGGTAGCCTGCTTGGCCTCGTCCTGATGCTCGCCACCCGTCAGCCCTGGCCGACCCGCGCAGTGCTGCGGCTGCATCTGCTACGGGGCGTGGTGGTCGCGCTGATGGCCAGCCTCTTCTTTTGGGCGATCATGCGACTGCCGCTGGCGGAGGCGATTGCCCTTTCCTTTATTGCTCCGCTGATCGCCCTCTATCTGGCCGCGTTGTTGCTCAAGGAGCGGATCGGGCGACGGGCGATCGGCGCCTCACTGCTCGGCCTGGTCGGGGTTGGCGTGATCCTGTCGGGGCGGATGCGCGGCGGCTATGATCTCAATGCGCTGATGGGTGCTGGCGCGGTGCTGCTCTCGGCGATGCTCTTTGCCTGGAACCTCATCCTCCAGCGCCAGCAGGCGCAACTGGCCTCGCCGATCGAGGTCGCCTTCTTCCAGCATCTGGTCATGCTGGGCGTGTTCGCGCTCGGTGCGCCGACCTGGGCGATCCTGCCGACCGGATCGGCTTTCCCGCTGGTGGTGCTTGCCGCCGTCCTCGCCTTCACATCGCTTGCTGCGCTCGCCTGGGCCTATGCCCGGGCGGAAGCACAGCGGCTGATCCCGGTCGAATATACCGCTTTCGTCTGGGCGGCGATCTTCGGTTGGCTGGCCTTTGGCGAGCCATTGACGCCGACGACGATCCTGGGTGCCTTGTTGATCGTTGCTGGCTGCCTTATCGCGGCGCGCACGAAACGGGCGGAGATCGCCCATGTGGAAGTGGGAGTGGCATGA
- a CDS encoding GNAT family N-acetyltransferase: protein MSGIIIREAQPTDIDTIRQFILALADYEKLAHEVKADRETLACYLFGPRPMAEVLIAEYQDAPIGFALFFHNFSTFEGRPGLYLEDLFVQPEARGLGAGKALLARLAQLAIDRDCARLEWSVLDWNAPAIAFYRAIGARPMDEWTVQRVDGAALSALAVG from the coding sequence ATGAGCGGCATCATTATCAGGGAAGCGCAGCCGACGGATATCGACACCATCCGCCAATTCATTCTGGCGCTGGCCGATTATGAAAAGCTTGCCCATGAAGTGAAGGCGGATCGTGAAACGCTGGCCTGCTACCTCTTCGGCCCCCGGCCGATGGCCGAAGTGCTGATCGCCGAATATCAAGACGCGCCGATCGGCTTTGCCCTCTTCTTCCATAATTTTTCGACTTTTGAAGGGCGGCCTGGCCTTTATCTGGAGGATCTGTTCGTGCAGCCCGAAGCGCGGGGCTTGGGCGCCGGCAAGGCACTGCTGGCCCGGCTCGCCCAGTTGGCGATCGATCGCGACTGCGCCCGGCTCGAATGGTCGGTGCTCGACTGGAATGCGCCAGCGATCGCCTTTTACCGCGCCATCGGCGCTCGGCCGATGGACGAATGGACGGTACAGCGCGTCGATGGCGCAGCGCTCTCCGCGCTGGCGGTGGGCTGA
- a CDS encoding DNA translocase FtsK: MAVSRGAKRAPEWREMLKRSIMRSGALIGAISLMLATLFLALALLSYQPSDPSMNTVAGDHVANIMQAPGAWAADFLLWLLGVPVALILPLMAITARRLWGDQDMSGWKAQFGKCLVGIALIGIALALFQRAPLVGLPAGWGGIIALVTAKGVMSLTAQVPAAQGWIVGILVVTSFLAGLLTWYRSLALEKPIIAIRRPTLPRFSLPRPSLAFAGGGAIADADDVDELPDERIVAPRRQVSNEPKPPITIQTPKPAPAQRSMAPVSQDDLFGHGSLPSPDLLNPVPANQGQKIDKAALERNARLLESVLDDFHVKGNIVEVRPGPVVTMYELEPAPGIKASRVIALADDIARNMSALSARVATIPGRTVIGIELPNVHREGVSFRELITSEQFGQEATLPIILGKNISGEPIIADLAPMPHLLIAGTTGSGKSVGLNAMILSLLYRMTPDQLRLIMIDPKMLELSTYDDIPHLLAPVVTEPSKAIRALKWAVEQMEDRYRMMASISVRNLANYNEKVRAAKAKGKPLGRRVQTGYDPESGKPIYEEEQLDFQPLPQIVVVVDELADLMMTAGKEVEFLIQRLAQKARAAGIHLILATQRPSVDVITGVIKANLPTRISFFVTSKIDSRTILGEQGAEQLLGKGDMLYMHGGKGLMRVHGPFVSDDEVRVVADHWRAQGSPDYIQAVTEEPEEGSFALDGVDLGDDSPDAQLFRKACQLVFENQKASTSWLQRQLRVGYNSAARLIERMEEEGLVGPPNHVGRREVLRDENGNPL, encoded by the coding sequence ATGGCTGTCAGCCGCGGAGCCAAGCGCGCGCCGGAATGGCGTGAGATGCTGAAACGCAGCATCATGAGGAGCGGTGCGTTGATCGGCGCAATCTCGCTCATGTTGGCGACCTTGTTCCTGGCGCTTGCGCTGTTGAGCTACCAGCCCAGCGATCCGTCGATGAATACGGTCGCGGGCGATCATGTCGCCAATATCATGCAGGCGCCCGGCGCCTGGGCCGCCGATTTTCTCCTCTGGTTGCTTGGCGTTCCCGTCGCGCTGATCCTGCCGCTGATGGCGATCACTGCCCGGCGTCTTTGGGGCGACCAGGATATGAGCGGATGGAAGGCGCAGTTTGGCAAGTGCCTGGTGGGCATTGCACTGATCGGAATCGCGCTCGCCCTGTTTCAACGTGCTCCGCTGGTCGGCCTTCCTGCAGGTTGGGGTGGGATTATCGCATTGGTGACGGCCAAGGGGGTGATGAGTCTGACGGCTCAGGTCCCGGCAGCACAGGGATGGATCGTCGGAATCCTGGTGGTCACTAGCTTTCTTGCAGGCCTTCTCACCTGGTATCGCAGTCTAGCCCTGGAAAAACCGATCATCGCGATCCGTCGTCCGACCCTGCCCCGATTCAGCCTGCCACGCCCGTCGCTGGCTTTCGCGGGCGGTGGAGCGATTGCGGACGCGGACGATGTCGACGAGCTGCCGGACGAACGTATCGTTGCCCCTCGCAGGCAGGTCTCGAACGAGCCCAAGCCGCCGATCACGATTCAGACGCCCAAGCCCGCACCTGCCCAGCGATCGATGGCGCCGGTGTCGCAGGATGATCTGTTCGGTCATGGTTCGCTGCCTTCGCCCGATCTCCTCAATCCTGTTCCCGCCAATCAGGGACAGAAGATCGACAAGGCGGCGCTGGAGCGCAACGCTCGCCTGCTCGAATCCGTGCTCGATGACTTCCATGTGAAGGGCAATATCGTCGAGGTCCGGCCCGGCCCGGTCGTCACCATGTATGAGCTGGAGCCCGCCCCCGGCATCAAGGCGAGCCGCGTGATCGCGCTGGCCGACGATATCGCCCGCAACATGTCGGCGCTGTCGGCACGTGTCGCGACCATTCCGGGCCGCACCGTGATCGGCATCGAATTGCCCAACGTTCATCGCGAAGGCGTATCTTTCCGCGAACTTATCACCTCGGAACAATTTGGTCAGGAAGCGACCCTGCCGATCATCCTGGGCAAGAATATCTCGGGTGAACCGATCATTGCCGATCTGGCGCCGATGCCGCATCTGCTGATCGCGGGTACCACCGGTTCGGGTAAATCGGTCGGGTTGAACGCGATGATCCTGTCATTGCTCTACCGGATGACGCCGGACCAGCTGCGCCTGATCATGATCGATCCCAAGATGCTGGAATTGTCGACCTATGACGATATTCCACATCTGCTTGCTCCGGTCGTGACGGAGCCCAGCAAGGCGATCCGAGCGCTTAAATGGGCGGTGGAACAGATGGAGGATCGCTATCGCATGATGGCCTCCATCTCGGTTCGCAACCTTGCCAATTATAATGAGAAGGTGCGCGCCGCGAAGGCTAAGGGCAAGCCACTGGGGCGCCGGGTCCAGACCGGTTACGACCCCGAGAGTGGCAAGCCGATCTATGAGGAAGAGCAGCTGGACTTCCAGCCGCTGCCGCAGATCGTGGTCGTGGTCGACGAGTTGGCGGACCTCATGATGACCGCGGGCAAGGAAGTCGAATTCCTGATCCAGCGCCTGGCGCAGAAGGCCCGTGCCGCCGGTATCCATCTGATCCTGGCGACGCAGCGTCCATCGGTCGACGTCATCACCGGCGTGATCAAGGCGAACCTGCCGACCCGTATCAGCTTCTTCGTGACTTCCAAGATCGACAGCCGGACGATCCTGGGCGAGCAGGGGGCCGAGCAGTTGCTGGGCAAGGGCGACATGCTCTACATGCATGGCGGTAAGGGCCTGATGCGTGTCCATGGGCCTTTTGTCTCGGACGACGAGGTGCGCGTCGTCGCCGATCATTGGCGTGCACAGGGTTCGCCAGACTATATCCAGGCCGTTACCGAGGAACCGGAAGAAGGCAGCTTCGCACTCGACGGCGTGGACCTGGGCGATGACAGCCCGGATGCGCAATTGTTCCGCAAGGCCTGCCAGCTGGTGTTCGAGAATCAGAAGGCATCGACCAGCTGGCTGCAGCGCCAGCTGCGGGTCGGCTACAATTCGGCCGCGCGCCTGATCGAGCGGATGGAAGAGGAAGGACTGGTCGGCCCGCCCAATCATGTTGGCCGGCGCGAAGTGCTGCGCGATGAGAATGGCAATCCGCTCTGA
- a CDS encoding outer membrane lipoprotein carrier protein LolA: protein MKRILAPVTLSLAAILVAVPAGFALAQQAAPSDLTQVNAYIRAVTTLTADFSQTDRNGQVLTGKLTLKQPGKIRFQYQKGVPLLIVGDGKAFTMIDYEVRQVQRWPIGNSPLAALIDPTKDLSKVGTIVTTGDPTVLSVQTKDPKRPEFGTITMIFKRKPSAPAGLELYGWVALDSQNNRTAVRLSNQQYGVPVADSAFRWTDPRPRGRPGG from the coding sequence ATGAAGCGCATCCTCGCGCCCGTCACCCTTTCCCTTGCCGCCATACTGGTTGCGGTGCCGGCGGGCTTTGCCCTTGCGCAGCAGGCGGCACCGTCCGACCTCACGCAGGTCAATGCCTATATCCGGGCCGTTACGACCCTGACGGCTGATTTCAGCCAGACCGACCGCAATGGTCAGGTTTTGACTGGCAAGCTGACTCTGAAGCAGCCGGGCAAGATCCGTTTTCAGTATCAGAAGGGGGTACCGCTACTGATCGTTGGGGATGGCAAGGCCTTCACCATGATCGACTATGAAGTTCGCCAGGTGCAGCGCTGGCCGATTGGTAATTCGCCGCTTGCGGCCTTGATCGACCCGACCAAGGATTTGTCGAAAGTGGGCACCATCGTGACGACCGGCGACCCGACCGTCCTCAGCGTGCAGACCAAAGATCCCAAGCGCCCGGAATTCGGTACTATCACCATGATCTTCAAGCGCAAGCCCTCGGCACCGGCCGGCCTGGAACTCTATGGTTGGGTCGCACTGGATTCGCAGAATAACCGGACGGCAGTACGGCTGTCGAACCAGCAATATGGCGTGCCGGTTGCCGATTCCGCTTTCCGCTGGACCGATCCGCGTCCGCGCGGCCGGCCGGGCGGCTGA